The genomic DNA CAATACCTGAAGAGATATCTCGGAAATAATAAATATCACTGACTTTGGCATAATCGATATTTAACTTCCAGTTACGATCAAAGATGCCATTGTGTGTGTAACCCACACCCCAGCGGTCACCAAGCTCAGGGTACTTTTGATCATTGGCGAGGTACTGGGCATCAATCTGTCCCGTACCCCAACCGCTTAGATAGCGGAATTTAGCGTCAGATTGTAACCCACGCTCAGACATATATTTAAAGGTTGTTTCTAAATCATAGTTGGGTGCCAGGTTCCAATAAATAGGCACTTCAAGCTCAGCACCATCACTGGTACCGTAGGCCACTGTTGGATAGAGGAAACCTGTTTTACGCGAGTCCCCAATAGGGACGGTAAGCCAAGGCAGATAAAAAACAGGAACCTTTTGAATTTCAAATCTTGGGTTATACAGAGTGGCTTCTTCAGCGTCCTGATCGATTTGAATGGAAGAGGAGACAAGTCGCCATGAATCATCCTCTTCAGGACAAGAGGTAATTGAGCCGTCTTGTAGTTCGTAATATTGCTTACCTGAAACTCGAATAACCTTCGCATCACCTCGGCCGTTCTGACACAGCAATTGATAGTTTGCCATGTCTAAGGTGGTAACATCATTGTCGAGATTGGTAGTGGCTTTTTCTGATACAGTCTTAATTTGACCATTGGTCATCTTTACATTGCCTTTGGCGACAATGGTATTTTGTTCTTGATAAAGCGTCACCGTATCCGCATTGACGCGTTTAGTGCCCTGGGTCACTTCTACGTTACCGCTATAGGTCGCTTCTGCACCATTGACCCCCGACAGAGAGTCCGCCTCAACATGTGTTGGCTCTGATTGTTCTTTATCTGGGTCTTCAGGTGCTAGACACTGTGACGTGAGATCAAAGGTTTGCTCTTTTGCTGCAGAAAGCAACGCAGTTAGCTCTGCTGCAGATTCTGAATGAGTCTCTGCAGTGGGGTTATCTGTGGCTTGAGTCTGAGAGTCGCTAAGATCAACGTTTGAAACTGAGTCTTGATCTTGTAGGGAGTTCTCCTGCACACTAGTTTCTGCCTGCACATTTGTAACCCACAGTGCTGTGGTTATAGAAAGAGCGAGCCAGGTGCGGGGAATGTTTAACATCGAATAGAAGCTTCCTTGATGATGAATAAGTCCGTAGACTGTAATTGACCGTTTACTCGGCAGAACGTTCCTTATGATAATAGAATTTGGAGCGTCAGGCACTAAAAGAGCACATTACTCTATAAAAATTAGTAGATTGAGAAAAAGCATGCATTTTTTTGGCAAAATTTTAGGCGCATTTTGTGGTTTTTTGTTCGGTGGACCCGTTGGCGCGTTAATTGGATTATTTATTGGACATCGCTTTGATAGGGCAAAAACTATCAATCAAGCGCGTCGTGGTGGTTTTAACAATTACCAGAGAGGAGCGAACCCAGCCCAGCAGGCTGAGTTTTTTCAAGCTGCTTTTTCGGTTATGGGCCATGTCTCCAAAGCCAAAGGCAAAGTCACGCAAGAAGATATTCAGCTAGCAACCATCATGATGCAGCGAATGCAATTGAATGAAAGCCAACGGCAAGTCGCTCAAGAAGCGTTTCGCAAAGGTAAATCGGCCTCATTTCCTCTTCGCGATGTATTAAATCGAGTGAAGGAGGTGGCGAGTCGCAGACGTGACCTTATGCAGTTCTTCCTTGAGTTGCAGATCTCAGCGGCTTTTGCTGATGGAAGTATACATCCTAATGAGCGTGATGTTTTACATATTGTAGCGGAAGTGCTTGGATTTAGTGCGGAACAATTAGAGCGTCGCCTAAAAATGCAAGAAGCGGCGTACCGTTTTCAGCAAGGGGGTGGCCATGGGGGGTATGGTGGCCAATATTCCGGTGGCGGTTATCAGCAACAGGCGACCAGCCAAGACCAATTGACTGCAGCGTATGAAATTTTAGGTGTAGAAGCCAGCGCCGAAGCAAAAGAGATCAAAAGAGCCTACCGTAAATTGATGAATGAACATCATCCTGATAAATTGTCAGCGAAAGGCTTACCACCAGAGATGTTAGAAGTGGCAAAAGAAAAAGCTCAAGATATCCAAAATGCTTATGATGTAGTGAAGAAAGAGCGCGGTTTTAAATAGCAAGAGTTGCATGAACAGGGAGTGAGATGATGGTTAATTATGGTGCGGTTTTAAAGTTTTGGTTTGAGGAGTTAGATGCGAAGGATTGGTTTTCCTCAAGCGTTGCACTGGATAAAAAAATAGAGCAGAAGTTTTCAGGCTTGCACCAAAGGGCTATTCAATGTGAATTGGTTAATTGGCGTAGTTGTGCCCAAGGACGCTTAGCTGAAATTATCGTATTAGACCAATTTTCTCGTAACATGTTTAGGCACTCACCTTTAGCATTTGCCCACGACTCACAGGCCTTAGCTCTTGCCCAAGAAGCCGTCATTATAGGGGCCGACCTTGAGTTGCCACCTGAGCAACGTGCTTTTATCTATATGCCTTACATGCATAGTGAGTCCTTACTTATTCATGAGCTTGGTTTACAGCTATTTAGTCGAAGTCAGCTACAAACTAATAAAGAGTTTCATTTAAAACATACGGCTATTTTACAGCGGTTTGGGCGTTATCCTCATCGAAATAAAGCGTTAGGCCGTCAAAGTAGCCCAGAAG from Vibrio rarus includes the following:
- the djlA gene encoding co-chaperone DjlA; translation: MHFFGKILGAFCGFLFGGPVGALIGLFIGHRFDRAKTINQARRGGFNNYQRGANPAQQAEFFQAAFSVMGHVSKAKGKVTQEDIQLATIMMQRMQLNESQRQVAQEAFRKGKSASFPLRDVLNRVKEVASRRRDLMQFFLELQISAAFADGSIHPNERDVLHIVAEVLGFSAEQLERRLKMQEAAYRFQQGGGHGGYGGQYSGGGYQQQATSQDQLTAAYEILGVEASAEAKEIKRAYRKLMNEHHPDKLSAKGLPPEMLEVAKEKAQDIQNAYDVVKKERGFK
- a CDS encoding DUF924 family protein; translation: MMVNYGAVLKFWFEELDAKDWFSSSVALDKKIEQKFSGLHQRAIQCELVNWRSCAQGRLAEIIVLDQFSRNMFRHSPLAFAHDSQALALAQEAVIIGADLELPPEQRAFIYMPYMHSESLLIHELGLQLFSRSQLQTNKEFHLKHTAILQRFGRYPHRNKALGRQSSPEEIEFLTLPNSFF